One Kwoniella dejecticola CBS 10117 chromosome 11, complete sequence DNA segment encodes these proteins:
- a CDS encoding uroporphyrinogen-III C-methyltransferase yields MRDTAGQIAYLEWSTSQQSSSINTPAKRSTSSTPNEAKLESEQVISDTLTPSAPNPAALPLTFHPRGLSVLVVGSNRLATTRATTFIEAGAKVTITSSNPAQDLVSELRHLVDSDRLTYKQIAARSTQDWSSLIADLEVSIVCVTDTLVGSSSRRSRSSAKTLYEICSSLRIPINIADQPLYSTYTFPSVHRFIGQNGEPSNLQVAVTTNGQGCRLAGRIKREIVSRLPSNVGAAVDNVGKLRAKAKATKVSEEDNHAYDIPLNSPVDQLHTPSLSRVGSTDKLFAQQQEELSEEEQQLRRMRWVHQMSEYYSFEHLARLKEEDLDQALETWSLSSSPTSDEVTLRHHEHGGPRKGKILLIGSGPGHPGLLTVAAHHALKTATLILSDKLVPSEILALIPQSTKLHIAKKFPGNAEGAQNEMMELALAGAQQGEIVVRLKQGDPFVYGRGGEEVLYFRENGFESTVIPGISSALAAPLMMGIPVTQRGVAESLVVCTGVGRQGKSVKLPGYIKSRSLIMLMGVARINQIIQTLTLSSVEGRDGLEYPEYLPIGIIERASSPDQRIIMSTLGKIEESLKKLDERPPGMIIVGWSVLCLEGKGKVDILDSANSDPESEKQIVDNWLDGKEYKVREGLQEGWREMLDSI; encoded by the coding sequence ATGAGGGACACAGCAGGCCAGATCGCTTATCTTGAATGGTCGACATCTCAACAATCGTCTTCGATAAATACACCTGCCAAGCGTTCAACCTCTTCTACGCCCAACGAAGCTAAATTAGAATCAGAGCAAGTTATCTCGGACACCCTCACGCCTTCTGCCCCTAATCCTGCCGCCTTACCCCTCACTTTCCACCCAAGAGGGCTATCGGTCCTCGTTGTTGGATCAAATCGTCTGGCAACTACCAGAGCGACGACTTTCATCGAAGCTGGCGCCAAAGTCACGATCACTTCATCAAATCCTGCTCAAGATCTAGTTTCGGAACTCCGACATTTAGTCGACTCTGATCGATTGACTTACAAGCAGATAGCAGCAAGATCCACCCAAGACTGGTCGTCTCTCATAGCAGACTTAGAAGTTTCCATCGTATGCGTAACGGATACCCTAGTCGGGTCATCTTCTCGtcgatcaagatcttccGCGAAAACACTGTACGAGATCTGCTCATCCCTACGAATACCCATCAATATCGCCGATCAGCCCCTTTACTCCACATACACCTTCCCCTCCGTGCACCGATTTATCGGCCAGAACGGCGAGCCATCCAATCTCCAGGTCGCAGTGACAACGAACGGGCAGGGATGTAGACTGGCAGGCCGGATAAAGAGGGAGATTGTCTCGCGATTACCATCGAATGTTGGCGCAGCAGTAGACAATGTCGGAAAGCTGCGTGCGAAAGCTAAGGCTACAAAGGTGTCGGAGGAAGACAACCACGCATATGACATACCGCTCAACTCACCAGTTGACCAACTGCATACTCCGTCGCTATCACGAGTGGGGTCCACCGACAAGCTGTTCGCGCAGCAACAGGAAGAGCTGAGtgaagaggaacaacagttaaggaggatgagatgggttCATCAGATGTCGGAATATTACTCGTTCGAACATCTCGCTCgattgaaagaggaagatctaGATCAAGCATTAGAAACCTGGTCACTCTCCTCTTCACCTACTTCCGACGAAGTCACATTACGCCACCACGAGCATGGAGGACCTAGAAAGGGAAAGATACTGTTGATAGGTAGTGGACCTGGACATCCTGGATTGTTGACCGTCGCCGCCCACCATGCACTCAAAACAGCTACTCTCATCCTATCCGACAAGCTCGTCCCTTCCGAAATCTTAGCTCTTATTCCCCAATCGACGAAATTGCACATCGCCAAGAAGTTCCCTGGTAATGCAGAAGGAGCGCAGAATGAGATGATGGAGCTAGCTTTGGCGGGTGCGCAGCAGGGCGAGATCGTGGTCAGGCTGAAACAAGGAGACCCATTCGTCTatggtcgaggaggagaagaagtgctCTATTTTAGAGAGAACGGATTCGAATCTACCGTGATTCCTGGAATATCTTCAGCACTGGCGGCACCTCTGATGATGGGTATACCGGTCACTCAAAGGGGAGTCGCGGAGTCATTAGTGGTGTGTACGGGAGTTGGAAGACAAGGAAAATCAGTCAAGTTGCCCGGATACATCAAATCTAGAAGTCTGATCATGCTCATGGGAGTAGCGAggatcaatcagatcataCAGACGTTGACATTATCGTCAGTAGAAGGCAGAGATGGTTTAGAGTACCCCGAATATCTACCGATAGGTATCATAGAGAGAGCTTCAAGTCCCGATCAAAGGATAATTATGAGCACGCTCGgaaagatcgaagagagCTTAAAGAAGTTGGACGAAAGACCGCCTGGAATGATCATTGTGGGATGGTCAGTACTTTGCttggaagggaaaggcaaagtgGATATACTGGATAGCGCAAATTCGGATCCGGAGAGCGAGAAGCAGATAGTGGACAATTGGCTAGATGGGAAGGAGTACAAGGTCAGAGAGGGGTTGCAGGAGGGTTGGCGGGAAATGCTGGACAGTATATAG